One segment of Macrotis lagotis isolate mMagLag1 chromosome 1, bilby.v1.9.chrom.fasta, whole genome shotgun sequence DNA contains the following:
- the LOC141504445 gene encoding uncharacterized protein LOC141504445: protein MSLKTFWRDYKVLLVMIPSIGLIHIGWKSIKNNPIFQTANVNEDSIPEPGNVTRMIPQKNQNQVK from the coding sequence ATGAGTCTTAAGACCTTTTGGAGAGACTACAAAGTTCTTCTTGTTATGATACCTTCTATCGGACTGATTCACATAGGGTGGAAGAGCATTAAGAACAATCCAATTTTCCAAACTGCTAATGTTAACGAGGACAGTATTCCAGAACCTGGAAATGTGACACGTATGATTCCACAGAAGAACCAAAACCAAGTCAAATAG
- the LOC141504446 gene encoding uncharacterized protein LOC141504446, translating into MKQTSWIRRNWLLVAGLTFIGVHLSTYFIQVAAKHSAKSQIEDKVKNNKEIK; encoded by the coding sequence ATGAAACAAACCAGCTGGATTAGAAGAAACTGGCTCTTAGTAGCTGGATTAACTTTCATAGGTGTCCATCTTAGCACATATTTTATACAGGTAGCTGCAAAACACTCTGCAAAATCTCAAATTGAAGACAAAGTAAAgaataacaaagaaattaaataa